One genomic region from Magallana gigas chromosome 3, xbMagGiga1.1, whole genome shotgun sequence encodes:
- the LOC105335484 gene encoding cytochrome P450 4F2, which produces MIVQSVMCGALAFLLVVIIRHVHRLKQWRRLTAQTTMLDSWHPIWGHLHLMNDLSDYSRLVIEKVQTTRARLTSTWMMFFYPVFTACHPDTAKILLKSSEPKSKYSMGAPYRMILPWLGDGLLLSDGKKWERNRRLLTPAFHFDILKPYVQIYNDVTEIFLDKLQKACDSRENIEIYSHVSLATLDNMLRCSLSYEGHVQEMGDSHPYVRAVRKLGSLSLRRILSPWLFPDFLFWLSITGREYKRNMDYVHDFADGIIASRRKIVEKNHGQLQKNKLDFLDILITAKDENGEGLSDLDIRAEVDTFLFEGHDTTASAISWAIFCLAKYPEEQEKIYKEVTSVLDGRSQLSWDDMSRLKYTTVFLKEVMRMHSTVPLISRWLTKPLVLDGVEIPSNLYVDILIQCINHHPDVWPDHMEFRPSRFEDYKNHDRDPYTYVPFSAGPRNCIGQNFALNEERVMIGALVKRFKVELVEGHVYEEYPEVVMRPKYGIKIKVKQR; this is translated from the exons ATGAATGACCTATCTGATTACAGTCGCCTGGTGATTGAAAAGGTTCAGACAACTAGAGCAAGGTTAACCAGCACCTGGATGATGTTTTTCTACCCAGTGTTCACTGCATGTCACCCAGACACGGCCAAAATCCTCTTGAAGTCCTCTGaaccaaaatcaaaatattcgaTGGGGGCACCATACAGAATGATTCTACCATGGTTAG gTGATGGACTGCTTTTATCAGACGGCAAGAAGTGGGAGAGAAACCGTCGGCTGCTGACCCCCGCCTTCCATTTTGATATTCTCAAACCATATGTACAGATCTATAATGATGTCACAGAAATATTCCTT GACAAGCTACAGAAAGCGTGCGATTCTAgagaaaacattgaaatatacaGCCATGTTTCCCTGGCAACACTAGACAACATGTTAAGATGTTCGTTGTCATACGAGGGCCATGTGCAAGAAATGGG AGACAGTCATCCATACGTTCGTGCTGTGCGAAAACTTGGGTCTTTATCTTTGAGAAGAATTTT GAGTCCTTGGCTGTTCCCTGATTTTCTGTTTTGGCTATCCATCACTGGAAGGGAATACAAAAGAAATATGGATTATGTACACGATTTTGCTGATGGAATAATCGCCTCTCGCAGGAAAATTGTC GAAAAGAACCACGGGCAGCTGCAGAAGAACAAATTGGATTTTCTGGACATTTTGATCACAGCGAAAGACGAAAATGGTGAAGGTTTAAGTGACCTCGATATCAGAGCTGAGGTTGACACGTTTCTGTTCGAAG GACATGACACCACGGCATCCGCCATTAGCTGGGCAATCTTCTGCCTGGCCAAATATCCGGAAGAGCAAGAAAAGATCTACAAAGAAGTGACGTCAGTTCTTGATGGAAGATCACAACTTTCATG GGACGATATGAGTCGTCTTAAATACACCACCGTGTTTCTGAAAGAAGTGATGCGCATGCACAGTACTGTTCCTTTGATAAGTCGGTGGCTGACCAAACCTTTGGTCCTGGATGGCGTGGAAATCCCGAGTAATTTATATGTTGACATTCTTATCCAATGTATCAACCATCATCCAGACGTCTGGCCCGACCACATG GAATTCCGACCGTCAAGATTTGAGGACTACAAGAATCACGACAGGGACCCTTACACATATGTTCCTTTCTCAGCCGGTCCAAG gaatTGTATCGGTCAAAATTTTGCTTTGAATGAAGAAAGGGTGATGATTGGTGCTTTAGTAAAACG ATTCAAAGTAGAACTGGTGGAAGGCCACGTATATGAGGAGTACCCGGAAGTTGTGATGAGGCCAAAATACGGAATTAAAATCAAGGTCAAGCAGCGGTGA